From the genome of Perca fluviatilis chromosome 1, GENO_Pfluv_1.0, whole genome shotgun sequence, one region includes:
- the cep20 gene encoding lisH domain-containing protein FOPNL, whose translation MVEVSGSIELWQTDSRLFTFVAMATITELKCAVRETLESRGVMGQLKARIRAEVFSALDDQREPRPPLSHENLLINELIREYLEFNKYRYTASVLTAESSQPEVPLDRQFLANELKVTEDTSSKSVPLLYGLVCHFVNSGDSGGKVFLRGASLPAGTTASNTVPGPDA comes from the exons ATGGTAGAAGTCTCTGGTAGTATTGAACTGTGGCAGACAGACAGTCGTTTGTTTACATTTGTTGCAATGGCGACCATCACTGAACTGAAGTGTG CCGTAAGGGAAACCCTGGAGTCCCGCGGTGTGATGGGCCAGCTGAAGGCTCGTATCCGGGCAGAGGTATTCAGCGCCCTGGATGACCAACGTGAACCTCGTCCGCCGCTGTCCCACGAAAACCTGCTGATCAACGAGCTCATCCGGGAGTACCTGGAGTTCAACAAGTACAGATACACTGCGTCAGTCCTGACAGCAG aGTCAAGCCAACCTGAAGTTCCCTTGGACAGACAGTTCCTGGCAAATGAGCTGAAAGTCACAGAGGATACAAGCTCCAAGTCTGT ACCTCTTCTCTATGGCTTGGTGTGCCACTTTGTGAACAGCGGTGATAGTGGTGGAAAGGTGTTTCTGCGGGGGGCCTCTCTGCCAGCTGGTACAACTGCCAGCAACACAGTACCTGGACCTGATGCCTAA